A genomic region of Leptospira mtsangambouensis contains the following coding sequences:
- the lpdA gene encoding dihydrolipoyl dehydrogenase — MMEQYDIIVIGAGPGGYVAAVRAAQLGKKVAIIEKRKTLGGTCLNVGCIPSKALLDSSEEYHKTKHKLADHGISVKDVKIDIAKMMARKDKVVSEVTSGVDYLMKKNKITRYLGHASFVSKTEVSITAEDGKKESISGTNIIIATGSTPIEIPPLPVDGKNIVTSDHAIALDSVPEHLIIVGAGVIGLELGSVWLRLGAKVTVVELMPRLFGTADQAIASLAERLLTQQGINFLFETKVHGAKVKGKKVEVEIEGKDGKKTILEGDKVLVSIGRRPNTDGLGAKEIGVEMTDRGRIKVELNKFQTNVPNIYAIGDVVDGPMLAHKAEDEGIAVAELICGKYGHVNYKAIPWIVYTWPEVAWVGLGEEELKAKGIEYKVGKYMFKPNARAKAMNETDGQVKVIADKKTDKLLGVYIVGPRASDMIAEAAIAFEFGASAEDIARSTHAHPTLSEVLREAAMDADAKWSIHS; from the coding sequence ATTATGGAACAATACGATATCATTGTCATTGGTGCAGGACCTGGTGGGTATGTGGCTGCGGTTCGCGCGGCCCAACTCGGTAAAAAAGTTGCCATCATTGAAAAAAGAAAAACTCTCGGTGGGACTTGTCTCAACGTGGGTTGTATCCCTTCCAAAGCCCTTCTCGACTCTTCTGAAGAATATCACAAAACAAAACACAAATTAGCGGATCACGGAATCTCCGTGAAAGATGTCAAAATCGACATCGCTAAAATGATGGCTCGTAAAGACAAAGTGGTGAGTGAAGTGACATCCGGTGTCGACTACCTGATGAAAAAAAATAAAATCACTCGTTACTTGGGTCACGCCAGTTTTGTTTCGAAAACAGAAGTTTCGATCACTGCAGAAGATGGAAAAAAAGAATCCATCTCTGGAACGAATATCATCATTGCTACCGGATCCACTCCGATTGAAATCCCTCCCCTTCCTGTGGATGGAAAAAATATTGTTACCTCCGACCATGCCATTGCTCTAGACTCTGTTCCCGAACACCTCATCATTGTGGGTGCTGGAGTGATCGGACTGGAACTTGGATCGGTTTGGTTACGACTCGGTGCGAAAGTGACTGTGGTGGAGCTTATGCCACGACTTTTCGGAACTGCTGACCAAGCCATTGCCAGTCTAGCAGAACGATTGTTAACCCAACAAGGGATAAACTTTCTCTTTGAAACCAAAGTACATGGTGCGAAGGTCAAAGGCAAAAAAGTAGAAGTGGAAATCGAAGGCAAAGACGGTAAAAAAACCATTCTCGAAGGAGATAAGGTTCTTGTTTCCATTGGTCGCCGCCCGAACACAGATGGACTCGGTGCCAAAGAAATTGGAGTCGAGATGACAGACCGTGGTCGCATCAAAGTAGAACTTAATAAATTTCAAACCAATGTTCCTAATATTTATGCCATTGGAGATGTGGTGGATGGCCCCATGCTTGCTCACAAAGCGGAAGACGAAGGGATTGCCGTTGCCGAACTCATTTGTGGAAAGTATGGCCATGTGAATTACAAAGCCATTCCTTGGATCGTTTACACTTGGCCAGAAGTGGCTTGGGTAGGGCTTGGCGAAGAAGAACTAAAAGCCAAAGGCATCGAATACAAAGTGGGTAAGTACATGTTCAAACCCAATGCTCGTGCCAAAGCCATGAATGAAACTGATGGGCAAGTCAAAGTCATTGCTGATAAAAAAACGGATAAACTTCTCGGAGTGTATATCGTAGGACCAAGAGCTTCCGACATGATTGCCGAAGCTGCGATTGCTTTTGAATTTGGTGCCAGTGCAGAAGACATTGCTCGTTCTACACATGCCCACCCAACTCTTTCTGAAGTACTTCGGGAAGCGGCGATGGATGCTGATGCGAAATGGTCCATCCATTCGTAA
- the odhB gene encoding 2-oxoglutarate dehydrogenase complex dihydrolipoyllysine-residue succinyltransferase — MAIDIKVPEMGESVTEATISAWTKKEGDAVKVDEVLAILETDKVSLEIPAPTSGVLKSITKKVGDVVHVRDIMGTIEEGAVASAPASSGAPAPKAEVASAQPNTGKVNEELPPAARKLIEENKLDASKITGTGRNGQITKEDVILFMEKGGSSASAPKAASPEIPRAVVVSANAGPRETVVPMTKLRQTIANRLVQAQHTAAILTTFNEVDMSPIMELRNKYKDKFKETHGVGLGFMSLFTKAVVAALKAYPAINAEIRGTDIVYKNFYDIGVAVGGPKGLVVPIVRNADLLSFAGVEQEIARLAGKVKDGKISLEDMEGGTFSISNGGVYGSMMSTPILNPPQSGILGMHNIVKRAVVVNDQIVIRPMMYLALSYDHRIVDGKEAVQFLVKIKEMVEDPTRLLFEV; from the coding sequence ATGGCAATAGATATCAAAGTCCCCGAGATGGGGGAATCCGTAACCGAAGCGACCATCAGTGCTTGGACCAAAAAAGAAGGCGATGCCGTAAAAGTAGACGAAGTGCTCGCTATTTTAGAAACAGACAAAGTCTCATTAGAGATTCCTGCTCCCACTTCCGGGGTTTTGAAATCCATCACCAAAAAGGTGGGGGATGTGGTTCATGTGCGTGATATCATGGGCACCATTGAAGAAGGTGCTGTGGCTTCTGCTCCTGCTAGTTCCGGTGCTCCTGCTCCAAAAGCAGAAGTTGCAAGTGCCCAACCTAACACAGGAAAAGTGAACGAAGAACTTCCTCCTGCCGCTCGCAAACTCATCGAAGAAAATAAGTTAGATGCATCCAAAATCACTGGAACTGGTCGCAACGGACAAATCACAAAAGAAGATGTGATCCTCTTTATGGAAAAAGGTGGTTCCAGTGCCTCTGCTCCTAAAGCAGCTTCCCCTGAGATTCCAAGAGCGGTTGTGGTTTCTGCAAATGCGGGCCCAAGAGAAACCGTGGTGCCAATGACGAAGCTTCGCCAAACAATTGCAAACAGGCTCGTCCAAGCGCAACATACCGCTGCCATCCTTACTACGTTTAACGAAGTGGACATGTCTCCGATTATGGAACTTCGCAATAAATACAAAGACAAGTTCAAAGAAACTCACGGTGTGGGTCTTGGGTTCATGTCTCTTTTCACCAAAGCAGTAGTTGCGGCATTAAAAGCTTACCCTGCGATCAATGCGGAGATTCGAGGAACAGACATCGTCTACAAAAACTTCTATGATATCGGAGTGGCTGTGGGTGGACCAAAAGGTCTTGTGGTTCCCATTGTGCGTAACGCCGACCTACTCAGTTTTGCTGGTGTGGAACAAGAGATCGCAAGGCTTGCCGGCAAAGTGAAAGACGGTAAAATCTCTCTCGAAGATATGGAAGGCGGAACTTTCTCCATCTCCAACGGTGGTGTGTATGGATCGATGATGTCGACTCCCATCCTCAACCCTCCACAATCGGGAATTCTCGGAATGCACAACATCGTCAAACGTGCGGTAGTTGTGAACGATCAAATTGTGATTCGCCCTATGATGTATCTGGCTCTTTCTTATGACCACAGAATCGTGGATGGAAAGGAAGCGGTGCAGTTCCTTGTGAAAATCAAAGAAATGGTAGAGGACCCAACAAGACTCCTCTTTGAGGTATAA